A segment of the Denticeps clupeoides unplaced genomic scaffold, fDenClu1.1, whole genome shotgun sequence genome:
GTGTCAGCAGCTCAGAAGACGTCAAGCCCCCACCGGGCCTGAGCCTGGGGAACATGAACTACCAGTGCAACAGCCCAGCTTCCATGTCCAAACACATCTGCGCCATCTGCGGAGACCGCTCGTCAGGTAACGTGCTCTCACGCtggtgatctgtgtgtgtgtgtgtgtgtgtgtgtttaaatgtgggcCGTTGTGTCCATCAGGGAAGCATTATGGAGTGTACAGCTGCGAGGGCTGTAAGGGCTTCTTTAAGAGAACCATCCGGAAGGACCTGACCTACACCTGCAGGGACAGCAAGGAGTGTCTGATTGACAAGCGCCAGCGGAACCGCTGTCAGTACTGCCGCTACCAGAAATGTCTGGCAATGGGCATGAAGAGAGaaggtatttttattttatcacagTACAAGTTTTTATGTTCATCTATGTCTTTGTTGGGAAAGCAGTATCTCAAGTTCACTTGGACTAGTTAACTCGGAAAATAtttaggtcaaaggtcagggccACACGTGACCTCACACGTGTTGAGggaatttattcaaattcaacttgaagattaatgaaataaagataaatgaagaaaaaaaaatccacttggACTCCCTTGGGTgatcagaggtcagaggtcgagGTTACCTGAGTGATGCAGAAAtccccttatccagaacgacttagaAACGTGCTTTCACGTTTCCATCGAGTAGTCAGTTGTGGTTCACTAGAACGCAAATTGTTttatcagaaggttcccggttcgaatcccgagtctGCGCACCGCGCTCAGAGTTGAaaattgttgaactttgactgcTGTGTGCCAGTGACGTATTTTTGCACGACCAATAGAATCGAAGCGAGCGAGTGTTTGGTCTGTCCCTTCAAAAAACTCCAATAAATCGGGAATGGAGGAAACGCGGTGAAAATGGTGAAAATGCCCGCCCACGCGAGGCTTCTTCTCAGCCCCAGCTGGTGCTGGTTTGgcgtgggtgattagaacccggtatatgtccattttttttcttcagctccTGGCAAATGTCACATGCCTCCTTGGTTTTGTTGTTTCTTCTTttgccatttttgttttctgttatatGTTCTTTTTCGGGATGTAGGcatgacagatgaagtgaagtgattgtcacatgtgatacacagcagcacagcacacggtgcacacagtgaaatttgtcctctgtatttaaccatcaccctgagtgagcagtgggcaccatgacaggcgcccggggagcagtgtgtggggacggtgcgttgctcagtggcaccttggcggatcgggattcgaaccggcaaccttctgattacggggccgcttccttaaccgctaggccaccgctgccccggtgggcaatgcattgtgatgcattgataaCTGTAATCGACCAGTGAGGGTTCACACAAGCTAATTAAAGCTTCTTTTAATGCACGGGCTTCAGGATGTTGTGTATGAGAAGCACCGTAGCCCCTCCCTCGATGGTCAGCCAATCAGGCCATACATGCAGTTGGTGGACCGCAGGAAAATGGAGGAgttggtgtcaccgtgtgaaaTCATGATGTTAGCTGAAACATtaacagaggtgtgtgtgtgtgtgtgtatatgtgtgtgtgtgtgtgtgtgtgtgtgtgcgcagcggTCCAGGAAGAACGGCAGCGTGGGAAGGAGAAGAGTGATAATGAGGCTGAGTCCACCAGCAGCTCTAACGAGGAAATGCCCGTTGAGAAGATCCTGGACGCCGAACTTGCCGTTGAGCCCAAGACAGACGCCTACGTGGACGGAAGTCCTGGAAACTCGGTGAGCGTTCGTATTTATGAGGAGATTTTATAGAAACGGCGTAATTGTGCTTAATAAAGAATCCGTGTTATGTGTGAGCAGACAAACGACCCGGTGACGAATATCTGCCAGGCCGCAGATAAGCAGCTCTTTACTCTGGTGGAGTGGGCCAAACGCGTCCCACACTTCTCAGAGCTGCCTCTCGACGACCAGGTCATCCTACTACGGGCAGGTCGGTTTTACACGCTCGCCAGTACTCTCCGCCGTAAGAAACGGTTAATAGTAGTTGTGCTTCTGTTGGCTTGCCCGCCTTGCAGGCTGGAACGAGTTGCTCATCGCCTCCTTCTCCCATCGCTCGGTAACAGTGAAGGATGGAATCCTCCTGGCCACAGGTCTACATGTGCACAGGAGCAGCGCTCACAGTGCCGGAGTGGGATCCATATTTGACAGGTGGACACACCCACAGTGATACATGCCTTTTGAAGTGAAACGTTCAATGCGTGAAAAACTAAAAACCGTGACTGGCAGGGTGCTAACAGAGCTGGTGTCAAAAATGAAGGACATGCAGATGGACAAGACTGAGCTTGGCTGCCTAAGAGCCATCGTTCTCTTCAAcccaggtgagtgtgtgtgtgtatatatatatataaaatgtctagtaatgctgtgtgtgtgtatatatataaaatatctagtaatgctgtgtgtgtgtatatatataaaatatctagtaatgctgtgtgtgtgtgtgtgtgtgtgtgtgtgtgtgtgtatatatatatatatataaaatatctagtaatgctgtgtgtgtgtgtatatatataaaatatctagtaatgctgtgtgtgtgtatatatataaaatatctagtaatgctgtgtgtgtgtgtgtgtgtgtgtgtgtgtatatatatatatatatataaaatatctagtaatgctgtgtgtgtgtgtatatatataaaatatctagtaatgctgtgtgtgtgtgtgtatataaaatatctagtaatgctgtgtgtgtgtgtgtgtgtatatatataaaatatctagtaatgc
Coding sequences within it:
- the rxrgb gene encoding retinoic acid receptor RXR-gamma-B; amino-acid sequence: MSRARQEGDTAEGCRWEWRQWRRWPRPPQSAPQSDPRLDVGAMPLRCDGHVSDSRDPYLQPNSSGHMSSPASAAPPMGGGAGHPSVISSSRPLTSPMNTLGSPMNGLASPYSVITSSLGSPSVSLPSTPGMGFSSLHSPQMNSLNGVSSSEDVKPPPGLSLGNMNYQCNSPASMSKHICAICGDRSSGKHYGVYSCEGCKGFFKRTIRKDLTYTCRDSKECLIDKRQRNRCQYCRYQKCLAMGMKREAVQEERQRGKEKSDNEAESTSSSNEEMPVEKILDAELAVEPKTDAYVDGSPGNSTNDPVTNICQAADKQLFTLVEWAKRVPHFSELPLDDQVILLRAGWNELLIASFSHRSVTVKDGILLATGLHVHRSSAHSAGVGSIFDRVLTELVSKMKDMQMDKTELGCLRAIVLFNPDAKGLSNPPEVEALREKVYASLESYTKHKYPDQPGRFAKLLLRLPALRSIGLKCLEHLFFFKLIGDTPIDTFLMEMLETPHQIT